A portion of the Cryptomeria japonica chromosome 5, Sugi_1.0, whole genome shotgun sequence genome contains these proteins:
- the LOC131051419 gene encoding UDP-glycosyltransferase 86A1-like, protein MAPHVVVIPFPAQGQINPLIRLSQKLASQGITITFVNTDFNHFKIIKARNAHPGTLESPCLNIRFVQVSDGLPLDFNRMAMPVEAFNALMTTMRASAEDLLYKLLTQSCEPPVSCIIGSSFLIWSFDVAKKFELPFIAFWSQAVSVQVIYRHLSMIIDNGDFPPKGMIDYIPGLPLMHPQDFPSDIQSGDPSNPMHQVVLQQLPALEEAAWIISNTVYELESQANDVIKEKSPLFGPIGPLMPSTYFEGEGKQQDFFIENSRSLSLQAESNCLPWLDSKPKSSVLYVSFGSFAQISRVQAQEIARGLMESEQVFSSLHYQDMFL, encoded by the exons ATGGCTCCCCATGTTGTTGTAATCCCATTTCCAGCTCAGGGACAAATAAATCCCCTGATAAGACTCTCTCAGAAGCTTGCTTCTCAAGGCATTACTATAACCTTCGTAAATACAGACTTCAATCACTTCAAAATCATCAAAGCTCGCAACGCGCATCCTGGAACTCTAGAGAGCCCATGTTTAAATATTCGTTTTGTTCAAGTTTCAGATGGCTTGCCGCTTGATTTCAACCGAATGGCCATGCCAGTGGAAGCCTTCAATGCACTCATGACAACCATGAGAGCTTCTGCAGAAGATCTTCTTTACAAACTCTTAACACAGAGCTGTGAACCTCCGGTTTCGTGTATAATTGGCAGCTCATTTCTTATATGGTCCTTTGATGTTGCTAAGAAATTTGAGCTTCCATTTATAGCCTTCTGGTCACAGGCAGTGAGCGTTCAAGTCATCTACAGACATTTGTCAATGATTATTGACAATGGAGACTTTCCTCCCAAAG GCATGATAGACTACATTCCAGGTCTTCCCCTAATGCACCCCCAAGATTTCCCATCAGATATTCAATCAGGAGACCCATCAAACCCTATGCATCAGGTTGTTTTGCAACAGCTCCCTGCTCTGGAGGAAGCCGCCTGGATTATTAGCAACACAGTCTATGAACTAGAAAGCCAAGCAAACGATGTCATTAAAGAAAAATCTCCTCTTTTTGGCCCGATTGGTCCGTTAATGCCCTCAACTTACTTCGAAGGCGAAGGTAAACAACAGGATTTCTTCATAGAAAATTCCAGATCATTAAGCCTGCAGGCAGAATCTAATTGCTTACCATGGCTGGATTCAAAACCCAAAAGCTCTGTTTTGTATGTTTCGTTTGGAAGCTTTGCTCAAATATCTAGAGTTCAAGCGCAAGAGATAGCAAGAGGACTGATGGAAAGCGAGCAGGTATTCTCCAGCCTGCATTACCAAGATATGTTTTTGTAA